Proteins from a genomic interval of Hornefia porci:
- a CDS encoding nucleotidyltransferase family protein, giving the protein MKAIGIIGEYNPFHNGHAYLLEKAMKATEAKVCVSVMSGDFTQRGTPAVYDKWDRAQTAVQNGINVVCELPTVFACNSAEYFARGAVRILEGFGCIDYLAFGSESGDIDALSSASRTMVRNEAYIEQIAKELLKHGNSYPKARTMAARQLAPELDEALIREPNNILAIEYLKHIKNMRPVTIKRRGDSYHESGAKQREILTEQDPDRFEHMDQAYFSLVSARILQSDNEQLEEIFSAGEGLGNKLKNEIRYVSSTEQLIQRIKSKAYTRTRISRLLTQVLLGITEDTVRNAKPYIRLLALDDVGAKFIKEMKKNDSCTIPVITNINREKDDYPEIATTLATDILASDMYNIITRNDLYDYSDYIKAPFIGI; this is encoded by the coding sequence ATGAAGGCAATCGGAATTATCGGGGAATATAACCCGTTTCACAACGGACACGCCTATCTGCTGGAAAAAGCCATGAAGGCGACGGAGGCAAAGGTGTGCGTTTCCGTTATGAGCGGAGATTTTACGCAGCGGGGGACGCCGGCGGTCTATGACAAATGGGATCGGGCGCAGACGGCGGTGCAGAACGGGATCAATGTGGTCTGTGAGCTCCCGACTGTTTTCGCGTGCAACAGCGCGGAATATTTCGCCCGCGGTGCGGTACGGATTCTGGAGGGCTTCGGATGCATCGATTACCTGGCGTTCGGAAGTGAAAGCGGCGATATCGACGCGCTGAGCAGCGCCAGCCGGACCATGGTCAGGAACGAGGCTTATATTGAGCAGATCGCGAAGGAGCTGCTGAAGCACGGAAATTCTTATCCGAAGGCGAGGACCATGGCCGCCAGACAGCTTGCGCCGGAGCTGGATGAGGCGCTGATCCGGGAACCGAACAACATTCTGGCCATCGAATATCTGAAGCATATAAAAAATATGCGGCCGGTGACAATCAAGCGCCGCGGAGACAGCTATCATGAGTCCGGAGCCAAGCAGCGGGAAATCCTGACAGAACAGGATCCGGACCGGTTTGAACATATGGATCAGGCGTATTTCTCTCTTGTGAGCGCCCGCATTCTGCAGTCGGACAACGAGCAGCTCGAGGAGATATTCTCTGCGGGAGAGGGACTGGGCAACAAACTGAAGAACGAGATCCGTTATGTCAGCTCGACGGAGCAGCTGATTCAGCGAATCAAATCAAAGGCATATACAAGGACACGAATTTCCCGGCTTCTGACACAGGTTCTTCTGGGCATTACAGAAGATACGGTCCGGAACGCGAAGCCGTATATCCGGCTTCTGGCGCTGGACGATGTCGGAGCGAAATTCATCAAGGAAATGAAGAAGAATGACAGCTGCACTATTCCTGTCATTACAAATATAAACCGCGAGAAGGATGACTATCCGGAGATCGCCACTACACTGGCGACAGACATCCTCGCATCAGATATGTATAATATAATAACCAGGAATGATCTCTATGATTATTCGGATTATATTAAAGCGCCGTTTATCGGCAT
- the coaD gene encoding pantetheine-phosphate adenylyltransferase, translated as MKKALYTGSFDPMTNGHLDIITRASRMFDELVVGVIVNPAKHPLFTKEERVAMIREITDELPNVTVDSFEGLLADYVNRNRFDAVVRGLRATTDFEYEIQMAQMNARLFDPGIESVFLMTSPEYSFISSSMIKEVVSLNGCVEGLVPEKIMDEIVKKYVNQ; from the coding sequence ATGAAAAAGGCATTATATACCGGATCCTTTGATCCGATGACGAACGGCCATCTGGATATTATTACACGCGCCTCCAGAATGTTTGACGAGCTGGTGGTGGGCGTGATCGTGAACCCCGCCAAGCATCCTTTGTTCACAAAGGAAGAGCGTGTCGCGATGATACGCGAGATCACAGATGAACTGCCGAATGTCACGGTGGACTCCTTCGAGGGACTGCTCGCGGATTACGTAAACAGAAACCGCTTCGATGCGGTGGTCCGCGGACTGCGGGCCACGACGGATTTTGAGTATGAGATACAGATGGCGCAGATGAACGCCAGGCTGTTCGACCCGGGAATCGAATCCGTATTTCTGATGACCAGCCCGGAATATTCGTTTATCAGCTCCAGCATGATCAAGGAGGTCGTCTCCCTGAACGGATGCGTGGAGGGACTGGTACCGGAAAAAATCATGGACGAGATTGTCAAAAAGTATGTGAATCAGTAG
- the rsmD gene encoding 16S rRNA (guanine(966)-N(2))-methyltransferase RsmD, whose translation MRVITGEYRGRKLETPTGYDIRPTSDKVKESIFNLLMNDTWGQVFCDLFSGTGSLGIEALSRGAKKCYFCDSARESIRLTHRNIEHCGAEERAVVLQGDYQRTLERIHEKVDVFLLDPPYRAGLYEKCLLKIDRLDLLSRNGIIITEHGSRDAMPESAGRLKRVRECRYGKTVVSIYRYPQESVSEEE comes from the coding sequence ATGAGAGTTATAACAGGAGAATATCGGGGAAGAAAGCTGGAAACGCCGACGGGTTATGATATCCGTCCGACCTCCGACAAAGTGAAGGAGTCGATATTTAATCTGCTGATGAATGACACCTGGGGACAGGTGTTCTGTGATCTGTTCAGCGGAACGGGAAGTCTCGGCATCGAGGCGCTGTCCCGCGGCGCGAAGAAATGCTATTTCTGCGACAGTGCCCGGGAAAGCATACGCCTGACCCACAGGAACATCGAACACTGCGGAGCGGAAGAACGGGCGGTCGTCCTGCAGGGAGATTACCAGCGGACCCTCGAGCGGATTCATGAGAAGGTGGACGTGTTTCTGCTTGATCCTCCATACCGGGCGGGACTGTATGAAAAGTGTCTGCTGAAGATAGATCGGCTTGATTTATTATCACGAAACGGTATAATAATAACAGAGCACGGCTCCAGAGACGCCATGCCGGAATCGGCGGGCAGGCTGAAGCGGGTCAGAGAATGCCGGTACGGCAAGACTGTCGTCAGCATTTACCGCTATCCGCAGGAGTCCGTTTCCGAGGAGGAATGA